In one Antennarius striatus isolate MH-2024 chromosome 1, ASM4005453v1, whole genome shotgun sequence genomic region, the following are encoded:
- the plekhg4 gene encoding pleckstrin homology domain-containing family G member 4B isoform X1, whose amino-acid sequence MDSESLDRCIQTTLSALYPPFQATSPTVLCQVLDVVESYYRGDGLRYLLHFLLPAKQFLVKLQKDACLQYRGFLFRHEGWPLCIHEKIVVQLCPLDQRLLHPGDFYLLVAPSPPPPPPPPRSRWAPPLSCPRLLLCSLSEGRRHAEQQEVSAVALRSLFSMAFLDSVNREREQRGASRLERCLLSVQGDVFRVPWEDLVYPQFNSRPRTSPKEAKKSPVKDESTFFNPDTSKQEVKPVPPSAKSDQSAASSGGEDSEGEYVELAELPLPRFSPQKGSLTQSISLQHRARTSTHTPHHTPATTHTPKPTSTHSPQEVAARSGPSFTPVEQDLRRDSSSSPLPPTSSSAAPPEVGETFRTDGRTSQEREGGTGSGPEPESPTEQRQEAEEEEERERQEVVTLDEEEEEEGEELEGSEGRLKEDLLIHTTEEVRSKETEVESEILEEEEDEDLEVEVEEEVQETVVKQSQESRQGRKETHKNDRKGEEEEEKERGGEKKEEKSDSRDSYSENCTQETQAEDFYSENTLQTHTEDWYSELSRIHTHSENSSFEDNTQQIHCDDSYCEINQTPTHTEDLIDFEDATPQTHSESSVSENPLHILPESFHFENTAQHTQPVDSCVENTDRTHTRSSYSEKTPPTHTEDSENSRLIQTQSDNSEIVQISTFSEDSYFEKPQQNYSVDSFCEYIQEKHIEDIFSEKPLEDLHSETVLTHSDDLDSENTQQKPTEDSYFENTREKISEDSYSETVPISTHFEDSYFENTQQKPTEDSYFENTQPTNCEEFIAPVTDPDSLWTKPGESEPGQEVHEETNKEEEEEEEEGSCCEEVGGGTSAELQTEGLSGLTASRPTEPELSASSSQLDQSAAYTLPPQLRPSSQLHHYSFYNVLLRSGAVCLPGTRDRSGRALLTASAANAVWSHPDCEAAELLHLLLYYTSTLRKEVRAKGVTVLVDARRAAPAPALFSALRSLQENTPGCIHSVLVLINKDSSVHVDKSAAYQVELLSSPKSLHKQVELQQLPAELGGSLSFSQSSWVCFRLRVEQLTRQCENVIRLLRKTIDILQATPPPDTAQDAELLLSRDKAVIRSILEDSRLVQLQQEGGASLSRLRSVCASEDERVALEGVSTLYDEVDELLHRLVTLSNSRTEELRFVLEFKKLEQDFTEVSSWLKEVGEERLRRLEEPADSLELLSRKQEDFREFSTAAHERCTRGEALLRSLERWGDMSSADLHVYEVKVQAFWTQLQEFCQRVKTTGQKIERAVRLYRFLDQAYGWALEGLRHLAGVAMEDCTLPDKCQAVIGCLEEYRRQHPPIPDARFQEMKEAAAELQGGRSLQQWSFAWSKCQETKKMFDRKMEAAIRTRDSAHRQRSDSSLSSTLSLNNSSASSTSKSSASSRRMLSGLWSAHKSSSSFSSQKDPPSAPPPGASPLPPVTSTPLRPKHTPILQRLLRSSSSDEPSDPSGSFARLSFSSSSSSSSRRQQLRKTQSFDCPPPTPEVPRYGSCSRSHNEPVCRGNTGVFIRGLEVSSTEAADRTLSPRTAPHGWAGAAGRGPGTPGTPRGTADSRPRASKLRHVVEEMVTTEREYVRSLSYTILHYFPEMDRPDLPQDLRGKRSVVFGNLEKLLDFHSQFFLKELEACWRHPLRVPHCFLRHQEQFNLYALYSKNKPKSDALLANHGASFFRRKQVELGDKMDLSSYLLKPVQRMSKYALLLTDLIKEVGVAQEAELAALHAATDMVKFQLRHGNDLLAMDAIRDCDVNLKEQGQLIRQDEFTVWTGRRKCQRHVFLFEELVLFSKPRKVEGGLDVFIYKHSFKTADVGLTESAGDNGLRFEVWFRRRTSRNQTFILEAGAADVKRAWTADIACILWTQAARNKEMRLKEMVSMGIGNKPFLDIQPSDAAISDRAVHYIMKSRGARTRASIAVSAFDHAHPFKRGALTSDPPASGLSSSSLLGPLNLHMYSQSFPSPAAESSFGASCIEEDEQEHETSSQPSMTTESSGSSSHCLSGSTGSDSGCVSSHLQEAPDEPSRPSQCSASSCSSSPSHKKHLSSQFGPPVNAAPVVGPATVV is encoded by the exons GACTCTGAATCTTTGGACCGGTGCATTCAGACCACTCTGTCTGCACTGTACCCCCCCTTCCAGGCCACGTCCCCAACGGTCCTCTGTCAGGTCCTCGATGTGGTGGAGAGCTACTACAGAGGAGATGGTCTTCGAtacctcctccacttcctgttgcctGCTAAACAGTTTTTGGTGAAACTCCAGAAAGATGCCTGT ttgCAGTACCGCGGCTTCCTGTTCCGTCACGAGGGCTGGCCTCTCTGCATCCATGAGAAGATAGTGGTCCAACTCTGTCCTCTGGACCAGCGCCTCCTTCACCCGGGGGACTTCTACTTGCTGGTTGCTccgtctccacctcctcctccccctccccctcgaTCGCGCTGGGCCCCGCCTCTTTCCTGTCCCCGCCTGCTCCTGTGCAGCCTGTCCGAGGGGCGTCGCCATgcggagcagcaggaggtgtCGGCGGTAGCCCTGCGCTCCCTCTTCAGCATGGCCTTCCTGGACTCGGTCAACCGGGAGAGGGAGCAGCGAGGAGCGTCCAGGCTTGAGCGCTGCCTCCTCTCCGTCCAGGGCGACGTCTTCAGGGTCCCCTGGGAGGACCTGGTCTACCCACAATTCAACAGCAGACCCAGGACCTCCCCCAAGGAGGCCAAGAAGTCGCCCGTTAAAGACGAAAGCACGTTTTTCAATCCCGACACCTCAAAGCAGGAAGTAAAACCGGTCCCTCCTTCCGCGAAGAGCGACCAATCGGCAGCGAGCAGCGGAGGCGAGGACTCGGAGGGCGAGTACGTGGAGCTAGCCGAGCTGCCGCTGCCTCGCTTCTCCCCCCAGAAAGGCTCGTTGACCCAGTCCATCAGCCTGCAGCACCGAGCCAggaccagcacacacacacctcaccacacTCCAGCGACGACACACACTCCCAAACCCACGTCCACACACTCCCCCCAGGAAGTCGCCGCCCGGTCCGGGCCCAGCTTCACGCCCGTCGAGCAGGACCTCCGTCGGGACTCCTCTtcgtcccccctcccccccacgtcttcctcagctgctcctcctgaaGTCGGGGAAACCTTCAGGACCGACGGTCGGACGTCacaggagagagaaggaggtaCTGGTTCAGGTCCGGAGCCTGAAAGCCCGACAGaacagagacaggaagcagaggaggaagaagagagggaaaGGCAGGAAGTGGTAACGttggatgaggaagaggaggaggaaggagaagagctGGAGGGTTCAGAAGGTAGACTGAAGGAGGATTTATTGATTCACACCACTGAGGAGGTCAGAAGTAAAGAGACAGAAGTTGAGTCTGAAATattagaggaagaggaagatgaggatttAGAGGTGGAAGTAGAAGAGGAAGTTCAGGAAACAGTCGTGAAGCAGAGTCAAGAAAGTAGGCAGGGTAGAAAAGAGACGCATAAAAATGAtagaaaaggagaagaggaagaagagaaagagagaggaggtgaaaaaaaggaggagaaatcTGACTCCAGGGACTCTTATTCTGAAAAttgcacacaggaaacacaagctgaggacttttattctgaaaacactctgcaaacacacactgaggacTGGTATTCTGAACTTagcagaatacacacacactctgagaaCTCGTCTTTTGAAgacaacacacaacaaatacACTGTGACGACTCTTATTGTGAAATCAACCaaacaccgacacacaccgaggACTTGATTGATTTTGAAGACGCGACGCCACAAACTCACTCTGAGAGTTCTGTTTCTGAAAACCCGCTACATATACTCCCCGAAagctttcattttgaaaatactgcacaacacacacaacctgtgGACTCCTGTGTAGAAAACACCGATCGAACACACACCAGGTCGTCTTATTCTGAAAAGACgccaccaacacacactgagGACTCTGAGAACAGCAGATTAATACAAACACAATCTGACAATTCTGAAATTGTCCAAATTAGTACGTTCTCTGaggactcttattttgaaaaaccgCAACAGAATTATTCTGTGGACTCTTTTTGTGAATATATACAGGAAAAACACATCGAGGACATTTTTTCTGAAAAACCATTGGAAGATTTGCATTCTGAAACAGTACTCACACACTCTGATGACCTTgattctgaaaacacacaacaaaaacccACTGaggactcttattttgaaaacacaCGGGAAAAAATCTCCGAGGACTCTTATTCTGAAACGGTCCCAATATCTACACACTTTGaggactcttattttgaaaacacacaacaaaaacccACTGaggactcttattttgaaaacacacaaccaacaaATTGTGAGGAGTTCATCGCACCAGTGACGGATCCGGACTCACTCTGGACCAAACCTGGGGAGTCTGAACCTGGACAGGAAGTACACGAGGAGACgaacaaggaggaagaggaggaggaggaagaagggagcTGCTGTGAGGAGGTTGGTGGAGGAACATCAGCAGAGCTTCAGACCGAAG GCCTCAGCGGGCTGACTGCTTCCAggccaacagaaccagaactcTCAGCGTCCTCTTCGCAGctggaccaatcagctgcttACACACTACCGCCGCAGCTCCGCCCCTCGTCCCAGCTGCACCACTACAGCTTCTACAACGTGCTGCTGAGATCCGGAGCCGTCTGCCTGCCCG gaaCCAGAGACAGAAGCGGTCGTGCTCTGCTGACGGCGTCCGCCGCCAACGCCGTGTGGTCCCACCCCGACTGCGAGGCGGCCGAGCTGCTCCACCTGCTGCTCTACTACACCTCCACCCTCAG GAAGGAGGTGCGAGCCAAAGGCGTGACAGTACTGGTGGACGCCAGGAGAGCCGCACCGGCTCCCGCCCTGTTCTCCGCCCTCAGGTCCCTGCAG gagaaCACACCTGGCTGCATCCACTCCGTGTTGGTCCTGATCAACAAGGACTCGTCTGTCCACGTGGACAAATCTGCAGCCTATCAG GTGGAGCTGCTGAGCTCCCCGAAGTCTCTCCACAAGCaggtggagctgcagcagcttcctgcaGAGCTGGGAGGCTCTTTGAGCTTCAGTCAGAGCAGCTGGGTGTGCTTCAGActg CGGGTGGAGCAGCTGACGCGTCAGTGCGAAAACGTCATCAGGCTGCTGCGGAAAACCATCGACATCCTgcaggccacgcccccacctGATACAGctcag GATGCCGAGCTGCTGCTCTCCAGAGACAAAGCGGTGATTCGCAGTATCCTAGAAGACAGCCGATTGGTGCAGCTGCAACAGGAGGGAGGGGCCTCCCTGTCGCGGCTGCGAAGCGTGTGCGCGAGCGAGGACGAGCGGGTGGCGCTGGAGGGGGTGTCTACCCTGTACGACGAGGTGGACGAGCTGCTGCACCGCCTGGTGACGTTGTCCAACTCCCGGACGGAGGAGCTGCGCTTTGTGCTGGAGTTTAAGAAGCTGGAGCAGGACTTCACCGAG GTGAGCTCCTGGCTgaaggaggtgggggaggaacGTCTGAGGCGTCTGGAGGAGCCGGCGGATTCTCTAGAGCTCCTCAGTCGGAAACAAGAAGACTTCAGAGAGTTCAGCACGGCGGCACac GAGCGCTGTACGCGGGGCGAGGCCTTGCTGAGGAGTCTGGAGCGTTGGGGCGACATGTCGTCAGCTGACCTCCACGTCTACGAGGTCAAAGTTCAGGCCTTCTGGACACAGCTGCAGGAATTCTGCCAGCGGGTCAAAACCACCGGACAGAAGATCGAACGGGCCGTCAGACTGTACCGCTTCCTGGACCAG gcgtACGGCTGGGCGCTGGAGGGTCTGCGTCACCTCGCCGGCGTCGCCATGGAGGACTGCACGCTGCCCGACAAATGCCAGGCCGTGATTGGCTGCCTGGAGGAATACCGCCGCCAGCACCCGCCAATCCCGGACGCCCGCTTCCAGGAGATGAAGGAGGCGGCGGCCGAGCTGcagggggggcggagcctccagCAGTGGAGTTTTGCCTGGTCCAAGTGTCAGGAGACCAAGAAGATGTTCGACAGGAAGATGGAGGCGGCGATCCGGACCAGAGACTCCGCCCACAGGCAGCGCTCTGACTCCTCCCTCAGCTCCACCCTCTCCCTCAACaacagctccgcctcctccaccagcaaaagctccgcctcctccaggaGGATGCTGTCGGGACTTTGGAGCGCCCACAAGTCGTCGTCCTCCTTCTCGTCCCAGAAGGACCCCCCTTCAGCTCCGCCCCCTGGCgcctctcccctccccccggtcacctccacccccctccGACCCAAACACACCCCCATCCTCCAGCGTTTGCTCCGCAGCTCCTCCTCCGACGAGCCGTCCGACCCCAGCGGGAGCTTCGCCCGcctcagcttctcctcctcctcctcttcctcctccagacggcAGCAGCTCAGGAAGACGCAGAGCTTCGactgcccccctcccaccccggAGGTGCCCCGGTACGGATCGTGTTCACGCAGCCACAACGAACCGGTTTGCAGAGGAAACACGGGCGTGTTCATCCGCGGGCTGGAGGTCAGCAGCACTGAGGCGGCCGACCGAACCCTCAGCCCCAGAACCGCTCCTCACGGCTGGGCAGGAGCGGCAGGACGAGGCCCCGGGACCCCCGGGACCCCCAGGGGCACGGCCGACTCCAGACCCAGGGCGAG TAAACTGCGTCACGTGGTGGAGGAGATGGTGACCACGGAGCGTGAGTACGTGCGCTCGCTCAGCTACACCATCCTGCACTACTTCCCGGAGATGGACCGGCCCGACCTGCCCCAGGACCTGAGGGGCAAACGCTCCGTCGTCTTCGGCAACCTGGAGAAGCTCCTGGACTTCCACAGCCAGTTCTtcctgaaggagctggaggcgTGCTGGAGACACCCGCTCCGGGTCCCCCACTGCTTCCTGAGACAC CAGGAGCAGTTCAACCTGTACGCGCTCTACAGCAAGAACAAGCCCAAGTCTGACGCCCTGCTGGCCAATCACGGCGCCTCATTCTTCAGG agGAAGCAGGTGGAGTTGGGGGACAAGATGGACCTGTCGTCCTACCTGCTGAAGCCGGTGCAGAGGATGAGTAAATACGCCCTCCTGCTGACCGACCTGATCAAAGaggtgggcgtggcccaggAGGCGGAGCTCGCCGCGCTGCACGCCGCCACCGACATGGTCAAGTTCCAGCTTCGCCACGGCAACGACCTGCTGGCAATGGACGCCATCAGAGACTGTGAC GTGAACCTGAAGGAACAGGGTCAGCTGATCCGGCAGGACGAGTTCACGGTCTGGACCGGGCGCAGGAAATGCCAGCGTCACGTCTTCCTGTTCGAGGAGCTCGTCCTGTTCAGCAAACCCAGgaaggtggagggggggctggACGTCTTCATCTACAAGCACTCCTTCAAGACGGCCGACGTGGGGCTGACGGAGTCGGCGGGGGACAACGGGCTCCGCTTCGAGGTCTGGTTCCGCCGGAGGACCTCCAGGAACCAGACCTTCATCCTGGAGGCGGGGGCCGCCGACGTCAAGCGGGCCTGGACCGCCGACATCGCCTGCATCCTGTGGACCCAGGCCGCCCGCAACAAAG agaTGCGTCTGAAGGAGATGGTTTCCATGGGGATCGGAAACAAACCGTTCCTGGACATCCAGCCGAGCGACGCCGCCATCAGCGACCGCGCCGTTCACTACATCATGAAGAGCAGAG GTGCCAGAACGCGGGCCTCCATCGCCGTCTCCGCCTTCGACCACGCCCACCCCTTCAAGCGTGGAgcgttgacctctgaccccccggCCTCTGGGCTGTCCTCCTCCAGCCTGCTGGGGCCCCTCAACCTGCACATGTACAG ccaaTCGTTCCCCTCCCCCGCCGCTGAGAGCTCCTTCGGCGCCTCCTGCATCGAGGAGGACGAACAGGAGCACGAGACCAGCAGCCAGCCCTCCATGA CCACTGAGAGCTCGGGCTCCTCCTCCCACTGCCTGTCGGGCTCCACCGGCTCCGACAGCGGCTGCGTCTCCTCCCACCTGCAGGAGGCGCCGGACGAGCCCAGCCGGCCCAGCCAgtgctccgcctcctcctgctcctcaagCCCCTCCCACAAAAAGCACCTCAGCAGTCAGTTCGGCCCCCCGGTGAACGCCGCTCCAGTCGTCGGCCCCGCCACCGTCGTGTGA